One Bombus huntii isolate Logan2020A chromosome 12, iyBomHunt1.1, whole genome shotgun sequence DNA segment encodes these proteins:
- the LOC126871787 gene encoding neuroglian isoform X2 — MKRLSREYRSIMKFIVCIISTLVLQASALIQSPPRISKQPPTDEQLFQVAQAKINENDKPFLIECEAEGEPAPRYRWIKNGKNFEWPAYDDRISQQPGRGTLVISRPRDEDLGQYQCFAENEWGIATSNSVFVRKAELNSFKDQNPISLDANEGQPFKLTCQPPDGWPKPNVYWLIQDTAGGIKSINNSRMTLDPEGNLWFSNVTRNDASDDFYYACAATSVFRNEYKLGNRVLLNVISSGISASQNKYEPVKQYVSRKNEVALRGKKIELYCIHGGTPLPQIVWSKNGEVIKTNDRIMQGNYGKSLIIKHVNSKDEGTYTCEASNGVGDAKSYSIHLQVMAVPYFTIEPEIINAAEDETVEFKCAANGVPVPEIKWIHNGKPISEAPPNPRRKVTPNSIIIEKLTKKDTGNYGCNATNSLGYVYKDVYVNVLALEPEITQPPADIATVDGKIVRITCRVFGAPKPAVKWIRNGQELTGGRYKTLDSGDLEIENVIFLDAGTYTCHASNKFGEIEASGNLAVKEHTRITDEPEDYEVAAGSTATFRCNAVTDSSLTLTIDWLSNGEPIDFEMEPRFIRSTDYSLMITKTTELDTGTYTCVAHTELDEAKAQATLVVQDVPNPPKLVSVNCAGTTATIHWTPMGDNRAPILRYTIQHNTSFTPDTWEISKDPVPSTEQTYDVPMSPWANYTFRVLAWNKIGPSLPSPHSDVCTTLQDVPFTNPDNVMGKGTTPQNLVISWTVMPQIEHNAPKFMYRVYYRRDIPGEKWTIEDIHDWKKNSLVVDNQPTYQRYKIKVVAINERGECRVAPEEVTGYSGEDVPLQAPSNFTLNQVKSSTSAQFSWNPVPEESVRGELQGYKIQTWTEKDGEKGMREIDIRGGNRTHALVTKFVPFNKNYVRILAYNGRYAGPPSETLSFDTPEGVPGTVLNLEAFPMGSSALFLAWTKPAEPNGILTGYRIYYESVNGTRLGPLLERKPHIIDPEATSAKLAALAPDMKYRVHVRATTKVGEGNDYFIEQKTRTSQQPDIPQFTWEAIPKENGYSNVRIIWQLNLNGNPGSHFFVKYKLKGETIPLQTEPEYQSNTIEIRGLQSGEVYVMSVVAADGNYFTESDPQEVETSSEGPIIQPKENVATAGWFIGMMLAIAFLLLVLIIVCVIKRNRGGKYAVHERELAAGRGDYPDEGGFHEYSQPLDTKSAGGRASLASSSHQDGKHPESDTDSMAEYGEGDTEGMNEDGSFIGQYGRHRKQEPNSQAFATLV; from the exons ATGAAAAGATT ATCAAGAGAATACCGGTCGATCATGAAGTTCATCGTGTGTATTATCTCAACACTGGTACTGCAGGCATCGGCTTTAA TCCAATCTCCACCACGGATATCCAAACAACCCCCAACAGATGAGCAGTTATTTCAAGTGGCTCAAGCGAAGATTAATGAGAATGACAAACCATTTTTAATTGAATGTGAAGCAGAAGGAGAACCTGCTCCAAG GTATCGATGGATTAAAAATGGAAAGAATTTTGAGTGGCCAGCATATGATGACCGTATATCTCAGCAACCTGGTAGAGGTACACTGGTGATTTCTAGACCACGAGATGAAGATCTGGGTCAATATCAATGCTTTGCAGAGAATGAATGGGGAATTGCAACGTCTAATTCAGTTTTCGTTAGAAAAGCTGAATTGAACTCATTCAAAGATCAGAATCCTATAAGTCTGGATGCAAATGAAGGACAGCCATTTAAACTAACTTGCCAACCACCAGATGGTTGGCCAAAACCAAATGTATATTGGTTAATTCAAGATACTGCTGGAGGCATCAAGTCGATCAATAATTCGCGAATGACTTTAGATCCTGAAGGGAACCTTTGGTTCAGCAATGTTACAAGAAATGATGCTTCTGACGATTTTTATTATGCGTGTGCAGCTACATCTGTATTCAgaaatgaatataaattagGTAATAGAGTTTTATTGAACGTTATCTCTTCGGGAATATCTGCTAgtcaaaataaatatgaacCCGTTAAACAATATGTGAGTAGAAAAAATGAAGTTGCCTTACGTGgcaaaaaaattgaattatattgCATACATGGTGGAACACCATTACCACAAATAGTGTGGAGTAAAAATGGCGAAGTAATTAAAACTAACGATAGAATAATGCAAGGAAATTATGGTAAATCTTTGATAATTAAACATGTTAATTCGAAAGACGAAGGAACGTATACTTGCGAAGCTTCAAACGGAGTGGGTGACGCGAAATCGTATTCTATACATTTACAAGTAATGGCGGTACCATATTTCACTATCGAGCCTGAGATTATAAATGCGGCAGAAGACGAAACTGTAGAATTCAAGTGTGCTGCTAATGGAGTACCTGTCCCTGAGATAAAATGGATTCATAATGGTAAACCAATATCAGAAGCACCTCCAAATCCACGCAGGAAAGTTACACcaaattctattattattgAAAAGTTGACTAAAAAGGATACAGGAAACTATGGTTGCAATGCTACAAATTCATTGGGTTATGTATACAAGGATGTGTACGTAAATGTTTTAGCTTTAGAACCCGAAATTACTCAACCGCCCGCTGATATCGCTACAGTCGATGGTAAAATTGTGAGAATTACTTGCCGTGTATTTGGAGCACCGAAACCTGCTGTAAAATGGATTCGAAATGGACAAGAACTAACTGGAGGACGATACAAGACTTTAGATTCTGGTGACTTAGAAATTGAGAACGTAATATTCTTAGATGCAGGCACCTATACATGCCATGCGTCCAATAAATTCGGAGAAATAGAAGCCTCTGGTAATCTAGCAGTAAAAGAACATACTAGGATCACAGATGAACCAGAGGATTACGAAGTTGCTGCAGGTTCTACTGCAACTTTTAGATGTAACGCTGTTACAGATTCCAGTTTAACGCTTACAATCGATTGGTTGAGTAACGGCGAACCCATCGATTTTGAGATGGAACCACGATTTATCCGAAGTACTGATTATTCTTTAATGATTACAAAAACGACTGAACTAGATACCGGTACTTACACTTGCGTTGCTCATACCGAGTTGGATGAGGCAAAGGCACAAGCTACACTAGTTGTACAAGATGTACCAAATCCGCCAAAGTTAGTTAGTGTTAATTGTGCAGGGACTACAGCTACTATACATTGGACTCCAATGGGTGATAACAGAGCACCAATTTTGAGATACACTATTCAACATAATACCAGTTTCACTCCAGATACGTGGGAGATATCGAAAGATCCTGTTCCATCAACTGAACAAACATACGATGTTCCGATGTCGCCTTGGGCTAACTATACATTCCGTGTATTAGCATGGAATAAAATAGGTCCATCGTTGCCCTCACCGCATAGCGATGTATGTACTACATTACAAGACGTTCCTTTTACGAATCCCGACAACGTTATGGGCAAGGGAACAACACCACAAAATCTGGTTATATCTTGGACAGTAATGCCACAAATTGAACACAATGCACCCAAATTCATGTATAGAGTATACTATAGACGTGATATACCAGGAGAAAAATGGACAATAGAAGACATACATGATTGGAAGAAGAACAGTTTGGTTGTGGATAATCAACCAACTTATCAAAGATATAAGATTAAAGTGGTAGCTATTAATGAAAGAGGAGAATGTAGAGTTGCACCTGAAGAAGTAACAGGATACTCTGGAGAAGATG TACCATTGCAAGCACCGAGTAACTTTACGTTAAATCAAGTAAAGTCGAGTACAAGCGCACAATTCTCGTGGAATCCGGTCCCCGAGGAATCGGTACGGGGCGAATTACAAGGATATAAGATTCAAACGTGGACAGAAAAGGATGGTGAAAAGGGAATGCGAGAAATCGATATAAGAGGTGGTAATAGGACTCATGCACTGGTTACCAAATTTGTTCCCTTCAACAAGAACTATGTTCGAATATTAGCATACAATGGACG ataTGCTGGGCCACCTTCTGAAACTTTAAGCTTTGACACACCAGAAGGTGTCCCAGGAACAGTCCTCAATCTTGAGGCGTTCCCAATGGGTTCCAGTGCTTTGTTTTTAGCATGGACAAAACCTGCCGAACCAAATGGTATCTTGACTGGCTACAGAATATATTATGAATCCGTAAATGGAACCAGACTGGGACCTCTCTTGGAGAGAAAACCACATATTATAGACCCAGAAGCCACCAGTGCAAAATTGGCTGCTCTAGCACCTGATATGAAATATCGTGTACATGTTCGAGCAACAACTAAAGTTGGTGAAGGAAATGA TTACTTTATCGAGCAAAAAACACGCACATCTCAACAACCTGATATACCACAATTCACATGGGAAGCTATTCCAAAGGAAAATGGATACTCGAATGTAAGAATTATCTGGCAGCTGAATCTCAATGGGAATCCAGGAAGTCACTTTTTTGTGAAGTATAAACTCAAAGGTGAAACGATACCACTCCAGACCGAACCAGAATATCAATCGAACACGATCGAAATTCGAGGACTTCAAAGTGGTGAAGTTTATGTGATGTCTGTCGTTGCTGCTGATGGTAACTACTTCACAGAAAGCGACCCACAAGAAGTAGAAACGAGTAGCGAAGGACCTATCATTCAGCCTAAAGAAAATGTCGCAACCGCTGGATGGTTCATAGGAATGATGTTAGCAATTGCCTTTCTTCTTTTGGTACTTATAATAGTATGCGTTATTAAACGTAATAGAGGTGGAAAATACGCCGTACATGAAAGAGAATTAGCTGCTGGGCGCGGCGATTATCCAGATGAAGGCGGTTTTCATGAATATTCGCAACCTTTAGATACCAAATCAGCAGGCGGTCGCGCGTCTCTGGCATCTTCTTCCCATCAAGATGGGAAGCATCCTGAATCTGATACTGATTCTATGGCAGAATATGGAGAGGGAGATACAG AAGGTATGAACGAGGATGGATCATTCATCGGTCAGTATGGTCGACATCGTAAACAGGAACCAAATTCACAAGCATTTGCCACGTTAGTGTAA
- the LOC126871787 gene encoding neuroglian isoform X1, whose product MKRLSREYRSIMKFIVCIISTLVLQASALIQSPPRISKQPPTDEQLFQVAQAKINENDKPFLIECEAEGEPAPRYRWIKNGKNFEWPAYDDRISQQPGRGTLVISRPRDEDLGQYQCFAENEWGIATSNSVFVRKAELNSFKDQNPISLDANEGQPFKLTCQPPDGWPKPNVYWLIQDTAGGIKSINNSRMTLDPEGNLWFSNVTRNDASDDFYYACAATSVFRNEYKLGNRVLLNVISSGISASQNKYEPVKQYVSRKNEVALRGKKIELYCIHGGTPLPQIVWSKNGEVIKTNDRIMQGNYGKSLIIKHVNSKDEGTYTCEASNGVGDAKSYSIHLQVMAVPYFTIEPEIINAAEDETVEFKCAANGVPVPEIKWIHNGKPISEAPPNPRRKVTPNSIIIEKLTKKDTGNYGCNATNSLGYVYKDVYVNVLALEPEITQPPADIATVDGKIVRITCRVFGAPKPAVKWIRNGQELTGGRYKTLDSGDLEIENVIFLDAGTYTCHASNKFGEIEASGNLAVKEHTRITDEPEDYEVAAGSTATFRCNAVTDSSLTLTIDWLSNGEPIDFEMEPRFIRSTDYSLMITKTTELDTGTYTCVAHTELDEAKAQATLVVQDVPNPPKLVSVNCAGTTATIHWTPMGDNRAPILRYTIQHNTSFTPDTWEISKDPVPSTEQTYDVPMSPWANYTFRVLAWNKIGPSLPSPHSDVCTTLQDVPFTNPDNVMGKGTTPQNLVISWTVMPQIEHNAPKFMYRVYYRRDIPGEKWTIEDIHDWKKNSLVVDNQPTYQRYKIKVVAINERGECRVAPEEVTGYSGEDVPLQAPSNFTLNQVKSSTSAQFSWNPVPEESVRGELQGYKIQTWTEKDGEKGMREIDIRGGNRTHALVTKFVPFNKNYVRILAYNGRYAGPPSETLSFDTPEGVPGTVLNLEAFPMGSSALFLAWTKPAEPNGILTGYRIYYESVNGTRLGPLLERKPHIIDPEATSAKLAALAPDMKYRVHVRATTKVGEGNDYFIEQKTRTSQQPDIPQFTWEAIPKENGYSNVRIIWQLNLNGNPGSHFFVKYKLKGETIPLQTEPEYQSNTIEIRGLQSGEVYVMSVVAADGNYFTESDPQEVETSSEGPIIQPKENVATAGWFIGMMLAIAFLLLVLIIVCVIKRNRGGKYAVHERELAAGRGDYPDEGGFHEYSQPLDTKSAGGRASLASSSHQDGKHPESDTDSMAEYGEGDTGRFTEDGSFIGQYGPKGRPEETPPIPSGTMATYV is encoded by the exons ATGAAAAGATT ATCAAGAGAATACCGGTCGATCATGAAGTTCATCGTGTGTATTATCTCAACACTGGTACTGCAGGCATCGGCTTTAA TCCAATCTCCACCACGGATATCCAAACAACCCCCAACAGATGAGCAGTTATTTCAAGTGGCTCAAGCGAAGATTAATGAGAATGACAAACCATTTTTAATTGAATGTGAAGCAGAAGGAGAACCTGCTCCAAG GTATCGATGGATTAAAAATGGAAAGAATTTTGAGTGGCCAGCATATGATGACCGTATATCTCAGCAACCTGGTAGAGGTACACTGGTGATTTCTAGACCACGAGATGAAGATCTGGGTCAATATCAATGCTTTGCAGAGAATGAATGGGGAATTGCAACGTCTAATTCAGTTTTCGTTAGAAAAGCTGAATTGAACTCATTCAAAGATCAGAATCCTATAAGTCTGGATGCAAATGAAGGACAGCCATTTAAACTAACTTGCCAACCACCAGATGGTTGGCCAAAACCAAATGTATATTGGTTAATTCAAGATACTGCTGGAGGCATCAAGTCGATCAATAATTCGCGAATGACTTTAGATCCTGAAGGGAACCTTTGGTTCAGCAATGTTACAAGAAATGATGCTTCTGACGATTTTTATTATGCGTGTGCAGCTACATCTGTATTCAgaaatgaatataaattagGTAATAGAGTTTTATTGAACGTTATCTCTTCGGGAATATCTGCTAgtcaaaataaatatgaacCCGTTAAACAATATGTGAGTAGAAAAAATGAAGTTGCCTTACGTGgcaaaaaaattgaattatattgCATACATGGTGGAACACCATTACCACAAATAGTGTGGAGTAAAAATGGCGAAGTAATTAAAACTAACGATAGAATAATGCAAGGAAATTATGGTAAATCTTTGATAATTAAACATGTTAATTCGAAAGACGAAGGAACGTATACTTGCGAAGCTTCAAACGGAGTGGGTGACGCGAAATCGTATTCTATACATTTACAAGTAATGGCGGTACCATATTTCACTATCGAGCCTGAGATTATAAATGCGGCAGAAGACGAAACTGTAGAATTCAAGTGTGCTGCTAATGGAGTACCTGTCCCTGAGATAAAATGGATTCATAATGGTAAACCAATATCAGAAGCACCTCCAAATCCACGCAGGAAAGTTACACcaaattctattattattgAAAAGTTGACTAAAAAGGATACAGGAAACTATGGTTGCAATGCTACAAATTCATTGGGTTATGTATACAAGGATGTGTACGTAAATGTTTTAGCTTTAGAACCCGAAATTACTCAACCGCCCGCTGATATCGCTACAGTCGATGGTAAAATTGTGAGAATTACTTGCCGTGTATTTGGAGCACCGAAACCTGCTGTAAAATGGATTCGAAATGGACAAGAACTAACTGGAGGACGATACAAGACTTTAGATTCTGGTGACTTAGAAATTGAGAACGTAATATTCTTAGATGCAGGCACCTATACATGCCATGCGTCCAATAAATTCGGAGAAATAGAAGCCTCTGGTAATCTAGCAGTAAAAGAACATACTAGGATCACAGATGAACCAGAGGATTACGAAGTTGCTGCAGGTTCTACTGCAACTTTTAGATGTAACGCTGTTACAGATTCCAGTTTAACGCTTACAATCGATTGGTTGAGTAACGGCGAACCCATCGATTTTGAGATGGAACCACGATTTATCCGAAGTACTGATTATTCTTTAATGATTACAAAAACGACTGAACTAGATACCGGTACTTACACTTGCGTTGCTCATACCGAGTTGGATGAGGCAAAGGCACAAGCTACACTAGTTGTACAAGATGTACCAAATCCGCCAAAGTTAGTTAGTGTTAATTGTGCAGGGACTACAGCTACTATACATTGGACTCCAATGGGTGATAACAGAGCACCAATTTTGAGATACACTATTCAACATAATACCAGTTTCACTCCAGATACGTGGGAGATATCGAAAGATCCTGTTCCATCAACTGAACAAACATACGATGTTCCGATGTCGCCTTGGGCTAACTATACATTCCGTGTATTAGCATGGAATAAAATAGGTCCATCGTTGCCCTCACCGCATAGCGATGTATGTACTACATTACAAGACGTTCCTTTTACGAATCCCGACAACGTTATGGGCAAGGGAACAACACCACAAAATCTGGTTATATCTTGGACAGTAATGCCACAAATTGAACACAATGCACCCAAATTCATGTATAGAGTATACTATAGACGTGATATACCAGGAGAAAAATGGACAATAGAAGACATACATGATTGGAAGAAGAACAGTTTGGTTGTGGATAATCAACCAACTTATCAAAGATATAAGATTAAAGTGGTAGCTATTAATGAAAGAGGAGAATGTAGAGTTGCACCTGAAGAAGTAACAGGATACTCTGGAGAAGATG TACCATTGCAAGCACCGAGTAACTTTACGTTAAATCAAGTAAAGTCGAGTACAAGCGCACAATTCTCGTGGAATCCGGTCCCCGAGGAATCGGTACGGGGCGAATTACAAGGATATAAGATTCAAACGTGGACAGAAAAGGATGGTGAAAAGGGAATGCGAGAAATCGATATAAGAGGTGGTAATAGGACTCATGCACTGGTTACCAAATTTGTTCCCTTCAACAAGAACTATGTTCGAATATTAGCATACAATGGACG ataTGCTGGGCCACCTTCTGAAACTTTAAGCTTTGACACACCAGAAGGTGTCCCAGGAACAGTCCTCAATCTTGAGGCGTTCCCAATGGGTTCCAGTGCTTTGTTTTTAGCATGGACAAAACCTGCCGAACCAAATGGTATCTTGACTGGCTACAGAATATATTATGAATCCGTAAATGGAACCAGACTGGGACCTCTCTTGGAGAGAAAACCACATATTATAGACCCAGAAGCCACCAGTGCAAAATTGGCTGCTCTAGCACCTGATATGAAATATCGTGTACATGTTCGAGCAACAACTAAAGTTGGTGAAGGAAATGA TTACTTTATCGAGCAAAAAACACGCACATCTCAACAACCTGATATACCACAATTCACATGGGAAGCTATTCCAAAGGAAAATGGATACTCGAATGTAAGAATTATCTGGCAGCTGAATCTCAATGGGAATCCAGGAAGTCACTTTTTTGTGAAGTATAAACTCAAAGGTGAAACGATACCACTCCAGACCGAACCAGAATATCAATCGAACACGATCGAAATTCGAGGACTTCAAAGTGGTGAAGTTTATGTGATGTCTGTCGTTGCTGCTGATGGTAACTACTTCACAGAAAGCGACCCACAAGAAGTAGAAACGAGTAGCGAAGGACCTATCATTCAGCCTAAAGAAAATGTCGCAACCGCTGGATGGTTCATAGGAATGATGTTAGCAATTGCCTTTCTTCTTTTGGTACTTATAATAGTATGCGTTATTAAACGTAATAGAGGTGGAAAATACGCCGTACATGAAAGAGAATTAGCTGCTGGGCGCGGCGATTATCCAGATGAAGGCGGTTTTCATGAATATTCGCAACCTTTAGATACCAAATCAGCAGGCGGTCGCGCGTCTCTGGCATCTTCTTCCCATCAAGATGGGAAGCATCCTGAATCTGATACTGATTCTATGGCAGAATATGGAGAGGGAGATACAG GGCGGTTTACGGAGGACGGCTCTTTCATTGGACAATACGGGCCCAAAGGTAGACCGGAAGAAACACCGCCTATTCCAAGCGGCACTATGGCCACATACGTGTAA